One stretch of Thermodesulfobacteriota bacterium DNA includes these proteins:
- a CDS encoding YbhB/YbcL family Raf kinase inhibitor-like protein — protein MELKSPAFGEGSMIPKKYTCDGQDISPPLKWTSVIDGTKTLALICDDPDAPGGTWVHWVIFNLPSDTRGLTESTPHLKELPTGAKQGTNDFGKIGYGGPCPPGGTHRYYFKIYSLDTDLNLEPGATKAQLLQAMEGHILGEGQLMGKYKR, from the coding sequence ATGGAACTTAAAAGCCCTGCGTTCGGAGAAGGGAGTATGATTCCCAAAAAATACACCTGCGACGGTCAGGACATCTCTCCTCCTTTAAAATGGACATCAGTGATAGATGGCACCAAGACTCTTGCTCTAATATGTGATGATCCAGATGCTCCTGGGGGAACATGGGTTCACTGGGTCATTTTTAATCTACCTAGTGACACCAGAGGCTTAACGGAGAGCACGCCCCACCTGAAAGAACTCCCGACCGGTGCTAAACAGGGCACTAATGATTTTGGAAAGATTGGCTACGGAGGACCTTGTCCACCGGGAGGAACTCATAGATATTATTTCAAAATTTATTCCCTGGATACAGATCTCAATCTAGAGCCTGGTGCTACCAAGGCTCAATTACTCCAGGCAATGGAAGGTCATATTCTTGGAGAGGGTCAATTGATGGGTAAATATAAGAGATAA
- a CDS encoding quinone-dependent dihydroorotate dehydrogenase, translated as MYKQIIRPMLDRLDSETWHDIARESLHVAEMSPFTLKLLEKFAYRGSRFFDDRLRVSLGGVELENPLIVGAGWDKAGRAVKGLWQLGFAGVEVGSVLEYPQAGNPKPRLFMLSSGVALNWLGFNSPGMDVVARNLDSYKDSGIPIGISIGINRDVAAKDAPRAHAVVAKELYDHASYFVINISSPNTPGLRRLQVKNSVTDIAKAVNQEMNAKGERKPLFVKIAPDLNQNDLDGIIDAVVDNGLTGIIAANTADIPELKAKYGERWRYVNGGISGDDGDYRRMTTGKIAYIYKKAGDLVEIIGVGGIKDTETALEKIKAGAKALQIVTGIRGEGPTLPGRINSGLVDYMEKEGIKSLDEIVGIDVRK; from the coding sequence ATGTATAAACAAATAATAAGGCCAATGCTAGACCGGTTGGACTCTGAGACATGGCATGACATAGCCCGCGAATCATTACACGTCGCAGAGATGTCGCCCTTCACCCTTAAATTATTGGAGAAATTTGCCTACAGAGGAAGTCGATTTTTTGATGATCGGCTGCGAGTTTCTCTGGGCGGGGTAGAATTGGAAAACCCCCTTATAGTTGGAGCGGGATGGGACAAGGCCGGCCGTGCCGTGAAGGGGCTATGGCAATTAGGCTTTGCCGGCGTTGAGGTCGGGTCGGTCCTAGAGTATCCACAGGCTGGAAATCCTAAACCTAGGCTGTTCATGCTGTCATCGGGTGTTGCTTTGAATTGGCTAGGATTTAATAGCCCTGGAATGGATGTCGTCGCCAGAAATCTGGATAGTTATAAGGATAGCGGCATACCAATTGGAATCAGTATCGGCATCAACCGAGACGTTGCTGCGAAGGATGCCCCGAGGGCCCATGCTGTAGTGGCAAAGGAGTTATACGATCATGCCAGTTATTTTGTCATTAATATCAGTTCGCCAAATACACCGGGGCTCAGACGACTCCAGGTCAAAAATTCTGTGACAGATATAGCGAAAGCCGTTAATCAAGAAATGAACGCGAAGGGTGAAAGAAAACCCCTGTTTGTAAAAATAGCCCCTGACCTCAATCAAAATGATTTAGATGGCATTATTGACGCAGTTGTTGATAATGGTTTGACAGGAATAATAGCAGCAAACACCGCCGATATTCCTGAGCTGAAAGCGAAATATGGTGAAAGATGGAGATATGTTAATGGTGGCATAAGTGGTGACGACGGGGATTATAGGAGGATGACAACGGGAAAAATAGCCTATATCTACAAGAAAGCCGGCGACCTAGTGGAGATTATCGGGGTCGGAGGCATAAAAGATACCGAGACAGCCCTTGAAAAAATCAAAGCAGGGGCAAAAGCACTTCAAATTGTTACAGGCATCAGGGGGGAAGGCCCCACCTTGCCTGGCAGGATCAACAGCGGCCTTGTCGATTATATGGAGAAAGAAGGGATCAAAAGCCTTGATGAAATAGTGGGAATTGATGTTAGGAAATAA
- a CDS encoding transposase: MRNTQPRQKSLRNGRYIEAGLFYFLTSVTKDRTPFFLKSNTALTVLDALKWLDQKNRIILVGAVVMPDHLHFIAQLKDETLSRLMHSLKSYTANEINKILGRRGPVWERQYYESGIRCEQALRKKVEYCLNNPERRGLVEDFREYPYWYCRYEL, from the coding sequence ATGAGAAATACGCAACCCCGTCAAAAAAGCCTTCGAAACGGTCGGTACATCGAGGCAGGCCTTTTCTACTTTCTTACTTCAGTAACAAAAGACCGTACTCCCTTCTTTCTTAAATCTAACACCGCTCTAACTGTTCTAGATGCTCTGAAATGGCTGGACCAAAAAAACCGAATAATATTGGTGGGTGCGGTGGTTATGCCTGACCATCTTCACTTCATTGCTCAACTGAAGGACGAAACACTGTCTCGGCTGATGCATTCACTGAAAAGCTACACGGCGAATGAAATTAATAAAATTCTGGGTAGACGCGGTCCTGTCTGGGAACGCCAGTATTACGAAAGCGGCATAAGATGTGAGCAGGCTTTGAGGAAGAAGGTCGAATATTGCCTAAATAACCCTGAAAGAAGAGGTTTGGTTGAAGATTTCAGGGAGTATCCTTATTGGTACTGCAGGTATGAACTTTGA
- the argJ gene encoding bifunctional glutamate N-acetyltransferase/amino-acid acetyltransferase ArgJ, translated as MIEVPGFLSSGIYAGIKKKQKKDLGLIFSELPARVAAVFTTNVVKAAPVIIAMERVKGGFCQAIIANSGNANACTAKRGIKDAELTTRIVANKLNIKESLVIPSSTGVIGEFLPVEKIEKAVPNLISSLRHDGLVDMAEAIMTTDKFPKYASSRLKINGKLGTICAVGKGAGMIAPQMATMLCFILTDINLTRRAMVKSLKSSVETSFNRIIVDGDTSTNDAVIMLSNGILGNKAIWEGDRTYNKFERALTELNTEIAEMIVRDGEGATKVVKIIIKGAKTENEANLIARTLGSSILVKTAFYGEDPNWGRLIAAAGRAGVKFDPERVDLYFGDYRVVRNGVEVMNGNKFKHVMRQPNFTVTIDIKSGKASSFVIASDITIEYLKLNAHYRT; from the coding sequence ATGATTGAGGTGCCAGGATTTCTTAGCTCGGGAATATATGCCGGAATTAAGAAGAAACAGAAGAAAGATTTGGGTCTCATTTTTTCTGAGTTGCCGGCAAGAGTTGCCGCGGTTTTTACAACAAACGTTGTGAAAGCGGCACCCGTAATTATTGCTATGGAGCGCGTTAAGGGTGGGTTCTGTCAGGCAATAATCGCAAATAGTGGAAATGCAAATGCCTGTACTGCGAAAAGAGGTATCAAGGATGCTGAACTTACAACAAGAATAGTAGCAAATAAGCTCAACATTAAGGAATCACTTGTAATACCTTCTTCGACAGGGGTAATAGGCGAGTTTCTGCCCGTGGAAAAGATAGAGAAAGCAGTCCCGAATCTGATTTCTAGTTTAAGACACGATGGATTGGTAGACATGGCTGAGGCAATAATGACGACGGATAAGTTTCCTAAATACGCATCTTCAAGGTTAAAGATAAATGGGAAATTGGGGACCATATGTGCAGTCGGAAAAGGGGCGGGGATGATTGCCCCTCAGATGGCTACCATGCTATGTTTTATTCTAACTGATATCAACCTGACCAGAAGGGCCATGGTGAAATCTCTCAAAAGCTCAGTGGAAACATCATTTAATAGGATAATTGTTGATGGCGACACATCTACTAATGATGCTGTAATCATGCTTTCAAACGGGATACTTGGGAATAAGGCGATTTGGGAGGGAGATAGGACCTATAACAAGTTTGAAAGGGCATTGACGGAACTTAACACTGAAATCGCAGAGATGATAGTGAGAGATGGGGAAGGGGCTACAAAGGTTGTAAAGATTATAATTAAGGGCGCAAAAACCGAGAATGAAGCAAATCTTATCGCCAGAACACTCGGGTCCTCGATACTAGTTAAGACCGCTTTTTATGGCGAAGACCCGAATTGGGGCAGGCTGATTGCAGCCGCCGGAAGAGCGGGGGTTAAATTCGATCCCGAGAGGGTCGATCTTTATTTTGGGGATTATAGGGTTGTTAGAAATGGTGTAGAGGTTATGAATGGAAATAAATTTAAGCATGTTATGAGACAGCCAAATTTTACGGTTACAATAGACATCAAAAGTGGCAAAGCAAGTTCTTTCGTCATCGCCAGCGATATAACGATAGAATACTTGAAGCTTAATGCCCATTATAGGACATAA
- a CDS encoding cytochrome c: protein MTSLSVVIISSVLFTLNSLAQPGVLVFKRHGNDFRTIPLEKLKKLIPPLKVEALEPQESVKREYVGFPVNQLLTIVYGNSWKDADDILFTCKDGYQPSIPTENFIRFNSYLVYDRPDNKEFTLINKLQNDELVKLGPFYLIWDDIKSPEVLKIGAVHWPYQITTIDLINFSDRFPHMAPPQNSPNSVRSGFNSFRTYCMSCHTVNGEGGKKARELNYPVSVTEYFKEPWLKKWINNPRDISYNSTMPALDPNVEDRERIIENIISYLKVMKDNKHRPKS, encoded by the coding sequence TTGACTTCGCTTTCTGTTGTAATTATTTCATCCGTATTATTTACGCTAAATTCTCTTGCTCAGCCCGGCGTACTCGTTTTTAAGCGACATGGAAATGATTTCAGAACGATACCTCTTGAAAAACTTAAAAAACTTATTCCACCACTTAAAGTAGAGGCGTTAGAACCTCAAGAATCCGTAAAACGAGAGTACGTTGGCTTTCCCGTAAACCAACTCCTTACGATAGTTTATGGTAATAGCTGGAAAGATGCCGATGACATTTTGTTTACATGTAAGGACGGCTATCAGCCATCTATTCCCACAGAAAACTTCATAAGATTCAATAGCTACCTTGTATATGACCGTCCAGACAACAAAGAATTTACATTAATAAATAAATTGCAAAATGATGAACTTGTGAAGCTCGGACCGTTTTACCTCATATGGGATGATATTAAATCCCCTGAGGTCCTAAAAATCGGCGCTGTGCATTGGCCTTATCAAATAACAACAATTGACCTTATAAACTTCTCCGACCGTTTTCCCCATATGGCTCCGCCCCAGAATAGCCCAAATTCGGTAAGGAGTGGATTCAATTCCTTTAGAACGTATTGCATGAGTTGTCACACAGTAAACGGCGAGGGTGGAAAGAAGGCACGAGAGCTTAATTACCCGGTTAGCGTAACTGAATATTTCAAAGAACCCTGGCTAAAAAAATGGATCAACAACCCAAGAGACATCAGCTACAATTCAACCATGCCAGCCCTGGATCCCAACGTCGAGGATAGAGAAAGGATCATCGAGAACATTATTTCCTATCTTAAAGTCATGAAGGATAATAAACATAGACCCAAATCATAA
- a CDS encoding cyclase family protein, with amino-acid sequence MSSYNLPALLLSTLITILGCSKSNSFPEGEWVDLTHDFSSDTIYWPTAQPFKSEVVFKGITDKGFFYEAKNYSAAEHGGTHVDAPIHFAEGQRTVDELPIEQLVGSAVVIDVSQKASVDPDYQVGIDDFKEWEDENGRIPDDSIVLLYTGYSKYWPDKVKYLGTENRGEEAVKNLHFPGLDPEAAKWLIENRRLKAIGLDTASIDYGQSQLFKSHVTLFNESVPAFENVANLDKLPAKGAIVFALPMKIKGGSGGPLRIVALIPHNN; translated from the coding sequence ATGTCCAGTTATAATTTGCCGGCTTTATTGTTATCAACCCTGATTACTATTCTAGGGTGTTCTAAATCAAACTCATTTCCTGAAGGGGAATGGGTTGACCTCACACATGATTTCTCCTCCGACACAATCTACTGGCCAACTGCCCAACCTTTCAAATCCGAAGTCGTATTCAAGGGCATTACAGACAAGGGGTTCTTTTATGAAGCGAAAAATTATTCAGCTGCTGAACATGGTGGAACTCATGTCGACGCACCCATTCATTTCGCAGAGGGCCAAAGGACAGTCGACGAACTTCCTATAGAACAACTGGTTGGATCTGCTGTTGTTATTGATGTTTCACAAAAGGCCTCGGTTGACCCGGATTATCAGGTAGGAATCGACGATTTCAAGGAATGGGAGGATGAAAATGGTCGGATTCCGGATGATTCGATTGTTTTATTGTACACCGGTTACTCAAAATATTGGCCGGATAAGGTTAAATATCTGGGAACAGAAAATCGCGGTGAAGAAGCCGTGAAGAATCTTCACTTCCCAGGATTGGACCCGGAAGCGGCAAAGTGGTTGATTGAAAATCGAAGACTAAAGGCAATAGGATTGGATACGGCAAGTATAGATTATGGTCAATCGCAGTTATTTAAATCACACGTCACATTATTTAATGAAAGCGTGCCGGCATTTGAAAACGTGGCTAATCTGGACAAATTGCCTGCTAAAGGGGCAATCGTTTTTGCCTTGCCTATGAAGATCAAAGGTGGCAGTGGAGGGCCGCTCCGGATCGTCGCCCTCATACCTCATAACAATTAG
- a CDS encoding ATP-binding protein, which produces MPEKVLLSWSGGKDSVLALRELQKNDNFEIVALITTITKGYDRVSMHGIRRILLEQQADSIGIPLENVFISNNASNQEYESKFSEVVLEYKKMGINSVVFGDIFLQDIRRYREDFLSGIGMRGLFPIWGKNSIELANTFITLGFKAVITCIDTEALDKSFAGREYDEKFLSDLPAGVDPCGENGEFHSFVYGGNIFQIPLIFAKGEVVLRDNRFYYCDLIPT; this is translated from the coding sequence ATGCCCGAAAAAGTTCTTCTATCTTGGAGTGGTGGAAAAGATAGTGTATTAGCTCTCCGTGAGCTTCAAAAAAACGACAATTTTGAGATAGTCGCCTTGATAACGACTATTACAAAAGGTTATGACAGGGTCAGCATGCACGGTATAAGAAGGATCCTGCTCGAACAACAGGCTGATTCCATTGGTATACCCTTGGAAAATGTTTTTATCTCCAACAATGCCTCAAATCAAGAATATGAATCAAAGTTCAGTGAAGTAGTGCTTGAATATAAGAAAATGGGCATCAATTCGGTAGTATTTGGGGATATCTTCTTACAAGATATAAGAAGGTACAGGGAAGATTTTCTAAGCGGAATAGGCATGAGGGGACTATTCCCGATTTGGGGGAAAAATTCCATTGAGCTTGCCAACACATTTATAACTTTGGGATTCAAGGCGGTTATCACATGCATAGATACAGAAGCATTAGACAAATCATTCGCAGGCAGAGAATACGATGAGAAATTTTTATCTGACCTGCCTGCCGGAGTGGATCCTTGTGGAGAAAACGGAGAATTCCATTCTTTCGTGTATGGAGGGAACATTTTTCAAATTCCCCTGATATTTGCAAAGGGGGAAGTTGTCCTGAGGGACAACCGCTTTTATTATTGTGATTTGATTCCTACCTGA
- the mgtE gene encoding magnesium transporter encodes MEEHKSKEEISNLILKGKAEEIEELLSKLQPFEIADLIQALEPEDQSRVLNSLDNETASQVILEIEPEVRQELLKTLDLGEIAELVEEMDSDDATDVIAELPDETARLVLEKLPPQEVEEVETLLKYPEDSAGGIMQKELVEVQQDSTVADAINWIRLIAEDVEDFHEIYVVDENEKLLGVVTPKKLLLSNPKTKVKNIMAPVEITATPSMDQEAVGNLFEKYDIFSLPVVGENGELLGRITADDIIDVITEEASEDMYQLAGVQEYLHPIYTPTVTRVRLRTPWLILTLFGELMIAFVIIYAFKPTLQRVAILAAFMPAIMATGGNVGLQTVTIVIRGLGMGTIHFGEMISLILAEVKVGLIIGLICGLVAAVIGSIISMNEPEAAKLAIAVFVAMVTATIATSFIGVAGPLTLYKLKFDPAAASGPFLTMFNDLFGSVVYLFIAMMIF; translated from the coding sequence ATGGAAGAACATAAGTCTAAAGAGGAAATTTCCAATTTGATTTTGAAGGGGAAAGCGGAGGAGATTGAGGAATTGCTCTCAAAGCTTCAACCATTCGAAATTGCTGACTTGATTCAAGCTCTCGAACCCGAAGATCAATCGAGGGTACTCAATAGCCTAGATAATGAAACGGCTTCTCAAGTGATTTTAGAGATCGAGCCAGAGGTTAGGCAGGAACTTCTAAAGACACTTGACCTAGGTGAAATAGCTGAATTGGTTGAAGAAATGGATTCAGATGATGCAACTGACGTAATTGCAGAATTGCCCGATGAAACTGCGAGATTGGTACTTGAAAAGTTGCCACCTCAAGAGGTGGAAGAAGTAGAGACTCTTCTCAAATATCCTGAAGATTCCGCCGGTGGTATCATGCAGAAGGAACTGGTTGAGGTGCAACAGGATTCTACCGTCGCAGATGCAATAAATTGGATTCGTCTGATCGCTGAAGATGTAGAAGATTTTCATGAGATATACGTGGTAGATGAAAATGAAAAACTCCTCGGAGTGGTCACGCCAAAAAAACTGCTTCTTTCAAATCCCAAAACGAAGGTAAAGAATATAATGGCGCCTGTTGAAATAACGGCTACTCCGTCTATGGATCAGGAAGCCGTTGGCAATCTATTCGAAAAGTATGATATTTTCTCTCTCCCGGTGGTAGGAGAAAACGGAGAACTGCTTGGACGAATCACGGCAGACGATATCATAGATGTCATAACGGAAGAAGCTTCTGAAGACATGTACCAATTAGCAGGCGTTCAAGAATATCTTCATCCAATATACACACCAACGGTCACAAGAGTAAGATTGAGGACACCCTGGCTTATCTTAACACTCTTTGGAGAGCTTATGATAGCCTTCGTGATAATTTATGCATTCAAACCGACGCTACAACGGGTTGCGATCCTAGCTGCATTTATGCCTGCTATAATGGCTACCGGTGGAAATGTCGGGCTTCAGACCGTAACGATTGTCATCAGGGGTCTCGGCATGGGAACGATACACTTTGGAGAAATGATAAGTTTGATTCTTGCAGAGGTAAAAGTGGGATTGATTATTGGTTTGATTTGTGGTTTAGTTGCAGCGGTGATTGGCTCGATAATTAGCATGAACGAGCCAGAAGCCGCAAAACTGGCCATTGCGGTTTTCGTAGCAATGGTTACAGCGACCATCGCTACCTCATTCATCGGAGTTGCTGGACCTCTTACCCTGTATAAATTAAAGTTTGATCCCGCCGCTGCGTCTGGTCCGTTTCTGACGATGTTTAATGATTTATTTGGTTCTGTTGTTTATCTCTTTATTGCTATGATGATATTTTAG
- the hpt gene encoding hypoxanthine phosphoribosyltransferase: MLEDIQKILITEKEINDRVKELGAKISQDYKGTNPVLVCVLRGAIVFICDLIRQISIPITLDFLSISSYTGNKQTGIVRILKDLDENIENKSVIMVEDIIDTGLTLNYILRTLKARKPANVRVCALLDKKVRRIVDIPIDYRGFEIPDEFVIGYGMDYRQQYRNLPFIGVLKEEILGS; the protein is encoded by the coding sequence GTGCTTGAAGACATACAAAAAATACTAATTACTGAAAAAGAGATTAATGATAGGGTAAAGGAATTGGGTGCGAAGATTTCGCAAGATTATAAAGGAACGAATCCTGTTTTAGTCTGTGTGCTGAGGGGTGCAATCGTATTTATCTGTGATTTAATAAGACAGATTTCCATACCCATAACCCTGGATTTCTTGTCTATTTCAAGTTATACAGGTAACAAACAGACTGGAATCGTAAGAATATTAAAGGACTTAGATGAGAACATTGAGAATAAAAGCGTAATCATGGTTGAGGATATTATCGATACGGGGTTAACCCTTAACTATATACTAAGGACTCTAAAAGCAAGGAAACCGGCTAATGTCCGAGTATGCGCTCTCCTTGATAAAAAGGTAAGACGAATCGTAGATATACCGATTGATTATCGCGGCTTCGAGATACCAGATGAATTTGTTATAGGTTACGGAATGGATTACAGACAGCAGTATAGGAATCTACCATTCATCGGCGTTCTTAAGGAAGAAATTCTGGGAAGTTGA
- the recO gene encoding DNA repair protein RecO — MQLSESFILKKNIYGEADYILSIFTRDYGKVTGFARNAKKSSKRFGGRLEPFIHLRISFRNRSGRMNFVEDCETISVFSSFMQNVDLFALGSFIMENIEILVPKEEPNEKTFSLLVDTFSSLDSGRSALPELLRFQLSILKLSGLMPNLHSCAGCGRVIDDRSSLSIKKGGFICSNCNSNKTRGPVLYKDFLLDSQLIDEDHGMAFKYINLFRKFTEYHTGREFKSFKLVEELCK, encoded by the coding sequence ATGCAGCTCTCTGAGTCATTTATACTTAAAAAGAATATCTACGGTGAAGCGGATTACATACTCTCGATTTTCACCAGGGATTACGGGAAAGTTACGGGATTTGCAAGGAATGCTAAGAAAAGCAGCAAGCGCTTTGGTGGAAGGCTCGAGCCGTTTATACATCTTCGCATTAGTTTTCGGAATAGATCGGGCAGGATGAATTTCGTTGAGGATTGCGAGACTATAAGTGTTTTTTCTAGTTTTATGCAGAATGTAGATCTCTTTGCTTTGGGGAGTTTCATAATGGAGAATATAGAGATCCTCGTTCCAAAAGAAGAACCCAACGAAAAAACTTTTAGCCTGTTGGTAGACACATTTTCTTCTCTTGATTCTGGGAGGTCCGCCCTTCCGGAACTTTTGAGGTTTCAACTCTCTATTCTTAAATTGTCAGGTTTAATGCCCAACCTTCATTCCTGTGCTGGGTGTGGTCGGGTTATCGATGACAGATCTTCCCTCAGCATTAAAAAGGGGGGATTTATTTGTTCAAATTGTAACTCGAATAAGACTAGAGGACCTGTTCTATATAAGGATTTTTTGCTAGATTCACAATTGATCGATGAGGATCATGGAATGGCTTTTAAGTATATAAATCTCTTTCGAAAATTCACGGAATATCATACTGGAAGAGAATTTAAGTCATTTAAATTGGTCGAGGAGCTTTGTAAATGA
- a CDS encoding cysteine desulfurase family protein — protein MENIEIYLDNNATTKPLPDVVKTMLPILSGGFGNPSSSHSAGERAREYIIGARKQLGQLIGADPKNIVFTSSGTEANNMAFYSFTRSKSERCRILTTTVEHSSIRKMCSHLRIKGVDIILLPVDSRGHIDLEELRRLVRENIDLVSIQWVNNETGVIQPLAEIVAICHENGKIIHTDAAQAVGKLEISMDDIAVDFLSLTGHKFHSPQGIGAIYCRDKFLLAPIFFGGFQESGFRPGTENVSGIVGMGKAAELRRKNLKDHIKKMRELRDHFESEILESVPNTSINGDPSDRICNTTNILFGGIDGRILLKKLDTMGIRCSQSSACTNLQPEPSYVLKAMGHTDEEAYSSIRFSFSIENTIQEVDRAVDVISRTCEELH, from the coding sequence ATGGAAAACATAGAAATTTATTTAGACAATAATGCGACTACAAAGCCCTTACCGGATGTGGTTAAAACAATGCTTCCGATTCTCAGCGGCGGCTTTGGGAACCCATCTAGCTCTCATTCGGCAGGGGAGAGGGCTAGGGAGTATATTATAGGAGCTAGAAAGCAACTGGGACAGTTGATAGGAGCTGATCCGAAAAATATAGTTTTCACAAGCTCTGGCACAGAAGCTAATAACATGGCTTTCTACTCCTTTACACGTAGCAAGAGTGAGCGCTGTCGTATACTAACGACTACCGTTGAGCATTCGTCGATCCGAAAGATGTGCAGTCATTTAAGGATTAAGGGTGTTGATATTATTTTGCTCCCCGTCGATTCAAGGGGACATATAGACCTTGAGGAACTGAGACGACTTGTTAGGGAGAACATAGATCTTGTATCGATTCAATGGGTAAATAATGAGACGGGAGTCATTCAGCCATTGGCAGAAATTGTCGCTATATGTCATGAAAATGGAAAAATCATTCATACGGACGCAGCGCAGGCTGTGGGAAAGTTAGAAATAAGCATGGATGACATTGCGGTAGATTTTCTCTCTTTGACGGGGCACAAATTTCACTCTCCCCAGGGAATAGGGGCGATATATTGTAGGGATAAGTTTTTATTAGCACCCATTTTCTTCGGGGGCTTTCAAGAGAGCGGCTTCCGTCCCGGTACCGAGAACGTTTCCGGGATTGTGGGAATGGGCAAGGCTGCGGAACTTCGACGGAAGAATCTTAAGGATCACATTAAGAAGATGCGAGAACTACGCGACCACTTTGAGTCTGAAATACTTGAATCGGTGCCAAATACAAGTATAAACGGGGATCCTTCAGATAGGATCTGCAACACAACAAACATTTTATTTGGAGGCATAGACGGAAGAATATTATTAAAGAAACTAGACACAATGGGAATAAGGTGCTCGCAAAGCTCTGCATGCACCAATTTACAGCCTGAACCTTCTTATGTGCTAAAAGCAATGGGTCATACAGACGAGGAAGCTTATTCGAGTATTCGCTTTAGCTTTTCCATTGAAAACACCATTCAAGAAGTGGATCGTGCTGTCGATGTAATAAGTAGGACTTGTGAGGAACTTCACTAA
- a CDS encoding NHL repeat-containing protein → MTRAWSRIILAFSFAILLLNISCEEQNTGTRILTFPGGLAVAEDGNIFLTTVSPPTVLRVDPDSGGVTTVSGGGVGSGPGFSAPRGLTIDDAGILFVTDSDLGAVFSVDPLTGNRNIISSSSVGSGTDLKNPVDVTVGFDGNLVVADPNLKALVMINPIDGNRTIISDSDIGTGTNFKAPVGVTADDEGILLVADQFRRAVFAVDPDTGDRTVISDRKTGNGSLFNQISGLALDTDGNIVVVDTGGNSVIGVEILTGDRDTITGLFIGSGPILQFPRAIAVEDDGNILVFDSFNFSLFRVDPINGNRTVLVDVG, encoded by the coding sequence ATGACAAGAGCTTGGAGCAGAATAATCCTAGCTTTTTCTTTTGCAATATTATTGCTGAATATTTCATGCGAAGAGCAGAATACCGGCACCAGGATACTAACATTTCCTGGTGGGTTGGCAGTGGCAGAAGATGGCAATATATTTTTAACCACGGTAAGTCCGCCGACAGTATTACGAGTCGATCCCGATTCAGGCGGGGTTACAACAGTTTCCGGAGGCGGCGTTGGCAGTGGACCGGGATTTTCAGCTCCCAGAGGGCTTACAATTGATGATGCAGGAATACTGTTTGTAACAGACTCCGATCTCGGGGCTGTTTTTAGCGTAGACCCTCTTACCGGTAATCGCAATATCATATCCAGTTCAAGCGTTGGTTCCGGTACAGACTTAAAAAATCCCGTAGATGTTACGGTGGGGTTCGATGGGAATCTAGTCGTCGCTGACCCAAACCTTAAGGCACTCGTTATGATAAATCCCATAGATGGTAACCGCACCATAATATCCGACAGCGACATTGGTACTGGGACTAATTTTAAAGCACCGGTAGGTGTCACCGCCGATGATGAAGGAATATTATTGGTAGCGGATCAGTTCCGTAGAGCAGTTTTTGCAGTCGATCCTGATACGGGAGACCGAACTGTGATATCGGACAGGAAGACCGGCAATGGTTCATTATTCAATCAAATCTCCGGTCTAGCCCTTGATACAGATGGTAATATAGTTGTTGTTGACACAGGGGGTAATAGTGTTATTGGTGTAGAAATTCTGACCGGAGACCGTGATACCATAACAGGACTTTTTATCGGTTCAGGTCCAATACTTCAGTTTCCCAGGGCAATTGCAGTTGAGGACGACGGAAATATCCTGGTTTTTGACAGTTTCAATTTTAGCCTTTTTCGAGTTGACCCCATAAACGGCAATCGAACTGTACTGGTAGACGTTGGTTAA